The following proteins are encoded in a genomic region of Sorangiineae bacterium MSr12523:
- a CDS encoding DUF418 domain-containing protein produces MTTTPVDENWTMESSPARGTRATPVTKASRIEDMDIIRGMALFGVLTMNLAMAFRVPFMGNPWEMPKELLERTVFRLELIVLAGRAMTLFSILFGIGLAIFLERASARGPGAMWLLARRLLFLTAFGLVHVFLIWNGDILTSYSLAGLIALLFIRQPTWVVLLAAGGFFLWHVIGHFWPWALAVTDHNVPGHYEESLRVYGTSGYWDIVRFRAPEFLRMEMPGFLFLLPDELTKMLLGVAIWRSGILRLEVREKYRKTLRWTAVLGIVYGIAYPMYRWVHFEIYHSPRVPPGTWQKLLLNWHAMNIACALGYGAALLLLLRHTTWRRRLGIFAPLGRMAFTNYLTQSIVFTTLFYGYGFGLLGKFGLAFTALIGIAFYIFQGIVSAVWLRHFRFGPFEWVWRSLTYGQLQPLRRAAVEV; encoded by the coding sequence TTGACCACGACCCCCGTGGACGAGAATTGGACGATGGAATCGAGCCCGGCGCGTGGGACGCGCGCCACCCCGGTGACGAAGGCCTCGCGCATCGAGGACATGGACATCATCCGCGGCATGGCCCTGTTCGGCGTGCTGACGATGAACCTGGCCATGGCGTTCCGCGTGCCATTCATGGGCAATCCATGGGAAATGCCCAAGGAGCTCCTCGAGCGCACCGTGTTCCGATTGGAGCTCATCGTGCTCGCGGGCAGGGCCATGACGCTTTTCTCGATTCTGTTCGGCATAGGCTTGGCCATCTTTCTCGAGCGGGCGAGCGCCCGAGGGCCGGGCGCCATGTGGCTACTCGCCCGGCGTCTCCTCTTTCTGACGGCCTTTGGCCTGGTGCACGTGTTCCTCATCTGGAACGGCGACATTTTGACCTCGTATTCCTTGGCCGGGCTCATCGCACTTCTCTTCATCCGGCAGCCAACGTGGGTTGTCCTCCTGGCGGCCGGCGGCTTCTTTCTGTGGCACGTCATTGGCCATTTTTGGCCTTGGGCCCTCGCAGTCACGGACCATAACGTCCCCGGTCACTACGAAGAGTCACTCCGCGTTTACGGGACCAGTGGCTATTGGGATATCGTCCGTTTTCGGGCTCCCGAGTTCCTTCGGATGGAGATGCCGGGATTCCTATTCCTGCTGCCCGACGAGCTGACCAAGATGCTCCTGGGCGTGGCCATCTGGAGATCGGGCATATTGCGGCTCGAGGTCCGCGAGAAATATCGGAAAACGCTGCGCTGGACGGCCGTCCTCGGCATCGTCTACGGCATTGCGTATCCCATGTATCGCTGGGTCCATTTCGAAATTTACCATTCGCCCCGCGTTCCGCCGGGCACGTGGCAGAAGCTTCTTCTCAATTGGCATGCGATGAACATCGCGTGCGCGCTCGGGTACGGGGCGGCGTTGCTGCTGCTCCTGCGTCATACGACGTGGCGAAGGCGTCTCGGCATCTTCGCGCCATTGGGACGCATGGCCTTTACGAATTACCTGACGCAATCCATCGTCTTCACGACGCTCTTCTATGGATATGGGTTCGGCCTGCTGGGGAAGTTCGGGCTGGCCTTCACGGCACTCATCGGTATCGCGTTTTACATTTTCCAGGGCATCGTGAGCGCGGTGTGGCTGCGCCATTTCCGATTCGGCCCGTTCGAATGGGTGTGGCGTAGCCTCACCTATGGGCAACTGCAGCCGCTGCGCCGCGCGGCGGTGGAGGTTTGA
- the typA gene encoding translational GTPase TypA, protein MAQSLRNIAIVAHVDHGKTTLVDHMLRQAGTFRENEAVVDRVMDNNDLERERGITILAKNTSVRWKEPGDTVLTKINVVDTPGHADFGGEVERTLLMADAAILLVDAAEGPLPQTRFVLRKCLSLGFPIIVVINKIDRSDARPNEVLSEVFDLFCDLDATEAQLDFPVVYAIGKLGIAKRHLDDESKDLSPLFSLILQKVPPAPGDPEAPLQILVNNLDHDEYTGRLAIGRVVAGTVKANQPIAVLKEGGMISKGSIKVLSTFEGLKRVASPEASAGELVSIAGLEDVFVGDTIVDVSPGFEQRALPRILVEQPTIKMRIGVNTSPFAGKCKASKFLTSRHLRERLTRETRRNLAIRLEETESPDTFLVLGRGELQLAILVETMRREGYEMQLGNPEVVTQEIDGQPCEPMELVVIDVPDSFIGVVTERLGERRGRMVKMANHGYGRARLEYRIPSRGLIGFRGEFLTATRGTGLLNTVFDGWEPWGGAMMKRKSGAIVADRAGVSTPYALFHLQPRGTFFVTPGVEVYEGMIIGEHNRPNDTDVNAIKEKKLSNVRNHGKDDNVLLAPPRVLQIETAMEWIDADELVEVTPDAVRVRKQILKVNLRPRRADAIEDAQSV, encoded by the coding sequence ATGGCACAATCGCTCCGCAACATCGCCATCGTCGCCCACGTCGACCACGGCAAGACCACGCTCGTTGACCATATGCTCCGCCAGGCTGGCACGTTCCGTGAGAACGAAGCCGTGGTGGACCGGGTCATGGACAACAATGACCTCGAGCGCGAACGTGGCATCACGATTCTGGCGAAGAACACGAGCGTGCGCTGGAAAGAGCCCGGCGACACGGTCCTGACGAAGATCAACGTCGTCGACACCCCCGGCCACGCCGACTTCGGCGGTGAGGTCGAGCGCACCTTGCTCATGGCCGACGCGGCGATCCTGTTGGTCGACGCGGCCGAGGGCCCGCTGCCGCAAACGCGCTTCGTTCTGCGCAAGTGTCTCTCGCTGGGCTTCCCCATCATCGTGGTCATCAACAAGATCGACCGCTCCGACGCCCGTCCCAACGAGGTGCTGAGCGAGGTGTTCGATCTCTTCTGCGATCTGGACGCCACCGAGGCGCAGCTCGATTTCCCGGTGGTCTACGCCATCGGCAAGCTGGGCATCGCCAAGCGCCACCTGGACGACGAGTCGAAGGATCTCTCGCCGCTCTTCTCGCTCATTCTGCAGAAGGTTCCGCCGGCACCGGGTGATCCCGAGGCGCCGCTGCAGATCCTGGTGAACAACCTGGACCACGACGAGTACACGGGCCGTTTGGCCATCGGGCGTGTGGTCGCGGGCACGGTGAAGGCGAACCAGCCGATTGCAGTCCTCAAGGAGGGCGGCATGATCAGCAAGGGGAGCATCAAGGTGCTCTCCACGTTCGAAGGCCTCAAGCGCGTTGCCTCCCCCGAGGCCAGCGCCGGCGAGCTCGTGTCCATCGCGGGTCTGGAAGACGTCTTCGTCGGCGACACCATCGTCGACGTGTCACCCGGCTTCGAGCAGCGCGCATTGCCGCGCATTCTGGTCGAGCAGCCGACCATCAAGATGCGCATCGGCGTCAACACGTCGCCGTTCGCGGGCAAGTGCAAGGCTTCCAAGTTCCTCACCAGCCGCCACCTGCGCGAGCGATTGACGCGCGAAACGCGGCGCAACTTGGCCATCCGCCTCGAGGAGACGGAGTCGCCGGACACGTTCCTCGTGCTCGGCCGCGGTGAGCTTCAATTGGCCATTTTGGTCGAGACGATGCGCCGCGAAGGCTACGAGATGCAGCTGGGCAACCCCGAGGTCGTGACCCAGGAAATCGACGGCCAGCCCTGCGAGCCGATGGAGCTCGTGGTCATCGACGTGCCGGATAGCTTCATCGGCGTGGTCACCGAGCGGCTCGGCGAGCGCCGTGGCCGCATGGTCAAGATGGCCAACCACGGTTACGGGCGCGCGCGCCTCGAGTACCGCATCCCCAGCCGCGGCCTCATCGGATTCCGCGGCGAGTTCCTCACCGCCACGCGCGGTACGGGGCTTCTCAACACGGTGTTCGACGGCTGGGAGCCCTGGGGCGGCGCGATGATGAAGCGCAAGTCCGGCGCCATCGTGGCCGATCGCGCGGGCGTCTCCACGCCGTACGCCCTCTTCCACCTGCAGCCGCGCGGGACGTTCTTCGTCACCCCGGGCGTCGAGGTTTACGAGGGCATGATCATCGGTGAGCACAATCGGCCGAACGACACCGACGTGAACGCCATCAAGGAGAAGAAGCTCTCCAACGTGCGCAACCACGGTAAAGACGACAACGTCCTTCTCGCCCCGCCGCGCGTGCTCCAAATCGAGACCGCCATGGAGTGGATCGACGCGGACGAGCTGGTGGAGGTCACCCCCGACGCCGTGCGCGTGCGCAAGCAGATCCTCAAGGTGAACTTGCGCCCCCGCCGCGCCGACGCCATCGAAGACGCGCAGTCCGTCTAA
- a CDS encoding DUF418 domain-containing protein, which produces MNAQIASTRTGSGQPVAGRERIEDIDVIRGFALFGVLMMNLAFSLRVHHAAPWENHPPWLPDHIVLRAESVLLANKAMTLFSTLFGVGLAIFLERASASRGDSAAWRLLVRRLLALLAFGVAHAILIWNGDILVPYAVTGLLALPLMRCRTSVLAALIGLGYVLPPLVLLWPPAGDFWNAADPVPFSETMRIYTGPSYLRIVQLRAHEMVWSWTHHYTVYLPRCLGNMLIGVLLWRSGIFRADLSERMRRMLRWVATGGIAIGAGYALYRVILFDVFHAPTPTRGTPLRLFLQVVTVMPFALGYGAILLLLLRGRFRPWLLHLAPLGRMAFTNYLTESIFFTAVFYGYGLNLLGKVGYAAAALMGIIFFAAQGILSAIWLRHFRFGPFEWAWRTMTYGAWQPFRKRPSDGMNFSPVAVKFRDPS; this is translated from the coding sequence ATGAACGCCCAAATTGCTTCCACTCGCACGGGCTCGGGCCAGCCGGTCGCCGGCCGAGAACGCATCGAAGACATCGACGTCATCCGCGGGTTCGCGCTGTTCGGCGTACTCATGATGAATCTCGCGTTCTCCCTGCGCGTGCACCACGCGGCCCCTTGGGAGAACCACCCGCCTTGGCTGCCCGATCACATCGTTCTCCGGGCCGAATCCGTGCTGCTGGCCAACAAGGCTATGACCTTGTTTTCTACGCTTTTCGGCGTCGGTTTGGCCATCTTCCTCGAGCGGGCGAGCGCCTCACGCGGCGACTCTGCAGCGTGGCGCCTACTGGTGCGCCGGCTCCTCGCCCTGCTCGCCTTCGGCGTCGCCCACGCCATCCTGATTTGGAATGGCGACATTCTCGTCCCGTACGCCGTCACGGGCCTCCTGGCGCTTCCGTTGATGCGGTGCCGCACCTCGGTGCTCGCGGCGCTCATCGGCTTGGGCTACGTCCTGCCGCCCCTCGTCCTTTTGTGGCCTCCCGCGGGCGACTTTTGGAACGCGGCGGATCCGGTGCCCTTCAGCGAGACCATGCGCATCTACACGGGCCCCAGCTACCTCCGCATCGTCCAATTGCGCGCCCACGAGATGGTTTGGAGCTGGACTCATCATTACACGGTGTACCTGCCGCGTTGCCTAGGCAACATGTTGATCGGGGTATTGCTGTGGCGCTCGGGCATCTTTCGCGCGGATCTCTCCGAGCGGATGCGCCGCATGCTGCGTTGGGTCGCCACGGGCGGTATTGCCATCGGCGCGGGATACGCCCTTTACCGGGTCATCCTTTTCGATGTCTTTCATGCGCCCACACCGACCCGAGGCACCCCATTGCGCCTCTTCTTGCAGGTGGTGACCGTCATGCCCTTTGCACTGGGCTACGGCGCCATCCTCCTCTTGTTGCTCCGTGGCCGTTTTCGACCTTGGCTTTTGCACTTGGCGCCGCTCGGACGCATGGCATTTACCAATTACCTTACCGAATCCATCTTCTTTACCGCGGTGTTCTACGGGTATGGGCTAAACCTGCTCGGTAAGGTCGGATATGCGGCGGCCGCGCTCATGGGCATCATTTTCTTCGCGGCGCAGGGAATTCTGAGCGCGATTTGGCTGCGGCACTTCCGATTCGGTCCCTTCGAATGGGCATGGCGCACGATGACCTACGGTGCCTGGCAGCCATTTCGGAAGCGTCCGAGCGACGGGATGAACTTTTCGCCCGTGGCGGTGAAATTTCGAGACCCCTCCTGA
- a CDS encoding DUF418 domain-containing protein: protein MESSPLELSVPATVARADGDTRAAPVAKGSRIADMDIIRGMALFGVLMMNLAEVFRIPYFGHGGPEVDASLLERIVVRVELMVLAGKAMTLFSILFGAGLAIFWERASARGPGATWLLSRRLFFLALFGLAHGFLIWNGDILFLYALSGLVALLFLRAPTWVLLAVAFVSWGWSTVVGPNLPAVWAFAIRNPGPSHYDEALRVYGTGTYLEILRFRASELVRFEPFTYILNLPDVLTKMLLGIAIWRSKVLDLTVRETHLRKLRWIAFTGITLTFGYMLFRWIQFEIYHPPPVRSPWKRVLFLLCILSCALGYGAGLLLLLRRANWRRWLGVFAPLGRMAFTNYLTQSIVFSTVFYSYGLALIGKVSNAQAALMGIVFYTLQGFASAIWLRHFRFGPFEWAWRSLTYGRLQPMRRALEANDV, encoded by the coding sequence ATGGAATCATCGCCTCTCGAGCTTTCCGTTCCTGCAACCGTCGCCCGCGCCGACGGAGATACACGCGCGGCGCCGGTCGCAAAAGGATCGCGCATCGCCGACATGGACATCATTCGCGGCATGGCGCTGTTCGGCGTGTTGATGATGAACCTCGCCGAGGTCTTCCGCATCCCTTATTTCGGCCACGGCGGCCCGGAGGTCGATGCCTCGCTGCTCGAGCGGATCGTCGTGCGGGTCGAGCTGATGGTCCTCGCCGGGAAGGCGATGACCCTGTTCTCCATTCTATTTGGCGCGGGGCTCGCCATTTTCTGGGAGCGCGCCAGTGCGCGTGGTCCCGGCGCGACGTGGCTCCTGAGCCGGCGGCTGTTCTTTCTCGCGCTCTTCGGCCTCGCGCACGGGTTCCTCATCTGGAACGGCGATATTCTCTTTCTGTACGCGCTATCGGGGCTCGTTGCCTTGCTCTTCCTGCGCGCGCCCACCTGGGTCCTTCTCGCAGTGGCCTTCGTATCGTGGGGATGGTCCACCGTCGTAGGCCCCAATTTGCCGGCGGTGTGGGCGTTCGCCATAAGGAATCCCGGCCCTAGCCATTACGACGAGGCGCTTCGTGTCTATGGGACAGGGACGTACCTCGAGATCCTGCGCTTTCGCGCGTCCGAGCTCGTTCGTTTCGAGCCGTTCACGTACATCCTGAACTTGCCCGACGTGCTGACGAAGATGCTTTTGGGCATCGCCATCTGGCGTTCGAAGGTTCTCGACCTGACCGTGCGCGAGACCCACCTGCGCAAGCTGCGCTGGATCGCGTTCACCGGCATCACCTTGACCTTCGGCTACATGCTCTTTCGGTGGATCCAGTTCGAGATATACCACCCGCCCCCGGTACGCAGTCCGTGGAAGAGGGTGCTCTTTCTCCTGTGCATCCTAAGCTGCGCGCTCGGTTACGGCGCGGGCTTGCTCCTGCTTCTTCGCCGTGCGAATTGGCGGCGATGGCTTGGCGTCTTCGCTCCGCTGGGGCGGATGGCGTTCACCAATTACCTCACGCAGTCCATCGTCTTCTCGACGGTGTTCTACAGCTACGGCCTCGCGCTGATTGGAAAGGTCAGCAACGCGCAGGCGGCGCTCATGGGCATCGTGTTCTACACGCTGCAGGGCTTCGCGAGCGCGATCTGGCTGCGCCATTTCCGATTTGGCCCCTTCGAATGGGCCTGGCGCAGCCTCACGTACGGACGCCTCCAGCCCATGCGGCGGGCGCTGGAGGCGAACGATGTGTAA
- a CDS encoding serine/threonine protein kinase — protein sequence MPAPFTRQSVSERALARVGTTVQGKYRIDRLLGIGGTAAVYAATHRNGHRVAIKFLLDHLLDDSDMYHLFSREAYVANRVGHPGAVQVLDDDEDIDGCVFLIMPLIEGETLRARWERCSKKLPLAEAGVLIADLLDVLATAHAKGVVHRDIKPENLFVNTAAQVRVLDFGIARRAGTESTLTMTGRFIGTPAFMPPEQALGNRAAIGPHSDLWAVGATMFALLSGETVHLAEHSGAQLAAAATQHARSIAKVLPDLHPSMVQFIDKALQFEALDRWPSALCMREALCLALEEALGEKCDTIAARVRETIVAEFATKAAAEAASGEVTEMEPVPELRSGPARRTPRAETPRTPRAETPRTPHGGPSPELAPDSVGATALEGSDPRAREVGSGRRNVVNDATLDTGDSGSGAHAADGEVHPVVHDTGSGRSNRGIVSPRVEPLSAEDAVVGRRRGWLATAATWVVLIGLAGLTGAGAMRKCGGVGDGTGLTASIGGAVASTNPSAQAALEAGLQLWRDASTEAARAKFAEAAQHDSGLAAAHLYFAAVSEWVTPDVRTHFVEAQSLRRRLTPVQLGLLEALEPVVQDPPDLRAVTTRLEALTTKFSNDEIAWFARGAHALRTKEASNLLSFVDRIPGTISHSYRARALILRGDVDGARKSLQACASAKPQSGIDCLVRLAQVEANEGRCDNSASAARRLIGIDHASPEGYRYLARAEFGRSHRTSAVRAILEERWSRLVYPQDETERRRDEYNLAVQDGQFDKAYEVLDAYDKAAVTSVDAALRTLPFIYRIDLDLELGKIDSAKAAARAFVDASQAWLPSESWDMPTERTRVLYLTGQIDRAEFRRQQAQNEARLVERSGYYSPEIRWTETYVQMIRDIEDAQVAIAHRPAEAAVLEAENVDVSTDADIGRMYLLVGELDKALLALSRGTKSCLFAKALFGVHAHAWYGDALSKGGRSREACEQYAYVLERWGHEPRSTTARAVRESALRLGCPGVTGALPPNALKGANK from the coding sequence ATGCCAGCGCCGTTTACGCGCCAGTCCGTTTCCGAACGTGCGTTGGCGCGTGTCGGGACCACCGTCCAGGGGAAGTACCGTATTGACCGGCTGCTAGGCATCGGCGGCACGGCCGCGGTCTATGCAGCGACGCACCGAAATGGCCATCGCGTGGCGATCAAGTTCCTTCTTGATCACTTGCTGGACGATTCGGACATGTATCACCTCTTCAGCCGCGAGGCGTACGTCGCCAATCGCGTAGGCCACCCCGGTGCCGTCCAAGTTTTGGACGATGACGAAGATATCGACGGGTGCGTCTTCCTCATCATGCCGCTCATCGAGGGCGAGACATTGCGGGCGCGCTGGGAGCGTTGCAGCAAAAAGTTGCCCCTGGCCGAGGCCGGCGTGCTCATTGCAGACCTCCTCGACGTGCTCGCAACCGCACACGCCAAAGGTGTCGTTCATCGCGACATCAAGCCAGAGAACCTGTTCGTCAACACGGCGGCCCAGGTGCGTGTGCTCGACTTCGGAATCGCACGCCGCGCCGGCACCGAATCCACGCTGACCATGACGGGGCGCTTCATCGGCACCCCGGCCTTCATGCCGCCCGAGCAAGCCTTGGGCAACCGCGCCGCCATTGGCCCCCACAGCGACTTGTGGGCCGTCGGCGCCACCATGTTCGCCTTGCTCTCGGGCGAAACCGTCCACCTCGCAGAACACAGCGGCGCGCAACTGGCCGCCGCCGCCACGCAACACGCGCGGTCCATTGCGAAGGTGCTCCCCGATTTGCACCCGTCGATGGTGCAATTCATCGACAAGGCGCTGCAATTCGAAGCATTGGATCGATGGCCCTCGGCATTGTGCATGCGCGAAGCCTTGTGCCTCGCCCTGGAGGAGGCCCTCGGCGAAAAGTGCGACACCATCGCCGCCCGCGTGCGCGAGACCATCGTCGCCGAATTCGCCACCAAAGCCGCCGCCGAAGCCGCGAGCGGCGAAGTGACGGAAATGGAGCCCGTCCCGGAGCTGCGCTCGGGCCCCGCCCGGCGCACCCCACGCGCCGAAACGCCGCGGACGCCACGCGCCGAGACGCCGCGGACGCCACACGGCGGGCCTTCCCCGGAGCTAGCCCCCGATTCCGTGGGCGCCACGGCCCTCGAGGGCTCGGATCCGCGAGCGCGCGAGGTGGGATCGGGGCGAAGAAATGTCGTGAACGACGCGACGCTCGATACGGGCGATAGCGGTTCGGGCGCCCACGCCGCCGACGGCGAAGTGCATCCCGTGGTCCACGACACGGGCTCCGGTCGCTCGAACCGAGGCATCGTCTCTCCACGCGTTGAACCATTGAGCGCAGAGGACGCCGTCGTCGGCCGCCGTCGGGGTTGGCTTGCCACCGCCGCGACCTGGGTGGTGCTGATCGGACTCGCCGGCCTAACGGGCGCAGGCGCCATGCGCAAGTGCGGAGGCGTCGGCGATGGGACAGGGCTCACCGCTTCGATTGGCGGCGCCGTCGCCTCGACGAACCCTTCCGCCCAGGCTGCGCTCGAAGCAGGCCTTCAACTTTGGAGGGATGCCTCTACAGAGGCGGCGCGTGCGAAATTCGCGGAGGCTGCACAACACGACTCGGGCCTGGCAGCCGCTCATTTGTACTTCGCCGCGGTCTCGGAATGGGTGACGCCGGATGTACGGACCCATTTCGTCGAAGCTCAATCTCTGCGTCGCAGATTGACCCCCGTTCAGCTGGGCTTGCTTGAAGCGTTAGAGCCCGTCGTGCAGGACCCACCCGATCTCAGAGCCGTAACGACGCGGCTTGAAGCACTGACCACAAAATTTTCGAACGACGAGATTGCGTGGTTCGCGCGTGGCGCGCATGCCCTTCGTACGAAGGAGGCATCGAATCTTCTCTCCTTCGTCGATCGCATTCCCGGCACCATTTCTCACTCGTATCGCGCGCGAGCCCTAATCCTCCGCGGAGATGTTGACGGTGCACGCAAGTCGCTCCAGGCATGCGCGTCAGCCAAGCCCCAAAGCGGCATCGACTGTCTCGTACGACTCGCGCAGGTCGAAGCGAACGAGGGCCGCTGCGACAATTCCGCTAGCGCCGCGCGACGCCTCATAGGCATCGATCATGCATCGCCGGAAGGCTACCGATACTTGGCACGCGCGGAGTTTGGGCGCAGCCACCGTACGTCCGCCGTGCGCGCCATTCTCGAAGAGAGGTGGTCGCGCCTCGTCTACCCGCAAGACGAAACGGAACGTCGACGGGACGAGTATAACCTTGCCGTTCAGGACGGACAGTTCGACAAGGCATACGAGGTCCTCGACGCTTACGACAAGGCGGCCGTCACGAGCGTCGATGCTGCCCTTCGAACTCTCCCTTTCATCTACAGAATCGACCTCGACCTGGAACTGGGAAAGATCGACTCGGCAAAAGCTGCGGCACGCGCCTTCGTAGACGCATCGCAAGCATGGCTACCGAGCGAGAGCTGGGACATGCCGACGGAGAGGACACGAGTTCTCTACCTGACGGGGCAAATTGACCGAGCCGAATTCCGACGGCAGCAAGCTCAAAATGAAGCGCGGCTCGTTGAACGAAGTGGATACTATTCACCCGAAATACGATGGACCGAAACATACGTTCAAATGATTCGTGATATCGAGGACGCACAGGTGGCGATCGCTCACCGGCCGGCCGAAGCCGCCGTTCTCGAGGCCGAAAACGTGGACGTGAGCACGGATGCCGACATCGGTCGGATGTATCTTCTTGTGGGAGAGCTCGACAAAGCACTCCTAGCACTTAGTCGTGGCACCAAATCTTGCTTATTCGCGAAGGCGCTATTCGGCGTGCACGCTCACGCGTGGTACGGCGATGCACTCTCCAAGGGTGGGCGTTCTCGCGAGGCGTGCGAGCAATACGCTTATGTTCTGGAGCGCTGGGGGCACGAGCCGCGCAGTACGACCGCACGAGCCGTACGCGAATCCGCTCTTCGCCTCGGCTGCCCCGGCGTGACTGGGGCGTTACCTCCCAATGCACTTAAAGGAGCAAACAAGTGA
- a CDS encoding DUF418 domain-containing protein, whose protein sequence is MNRDAAMETGAEPIARQARIEDIDVIRGLALFGVLMMNLVTAFRVPFWNSSSPPGQGLDYVVHRLLVVLLANKAMTLFSILFGAGLAIFLERASAREAHPMRLLCRRLFFLLAFGLAHLFLVWDGDILISYALFGMVALLFIRRSTTVILVAIAACLAIPSLEVLSPWVVSVMNPPASAPNDEALRIYQGISYLDIFHYRAHEAVTHIWRGYVTYWPHELKNMLIGILVWRSGILRAPLERLRLLRWTALVGIVAGSTFPIYRIVVFELYHPPPGPPAPGRLLAHWFTVTIFALGYGAGILLLLRRTRLGKWVAAAAPLGRMAFTNYLTQSLVFSTLFYGYGFGLIGKLGTAKTAAIGIVFYILQGIFSTIWLRHFRFGPFEWAWRSLTYGKWQPFRRHHPTVILEA, encoded by the coding sequence ATGAACCGCGATGCCGCGATGGAAACCGGCGCCGAGCCCATTGCACGGCAGGCGCGCATCGAGGACATCGATGTGATCCGCGGCCTGGCGTTGTTCGGCGTGTTGATGATGAACCTCGTGACGGCCTTCCGCGTGCCGTTCTGGAACAGCTCATCACCGCCGGGGCAGGGGCTCGATTATGTGGTGCATCGTCTTCTCGTCGTGCTGCTCGCGAACAAGGCGATGACGCTTTTTTCGATTTTGTTCGGGGCGGGACTCGCCATCTTTCTCGAGCGGGCGAGCGCGCGCGAAGCGCACCCGATGCGGCTCTTGTGTCGCCGTCTCTTCTTCCTGCTCGCGTTCGGCCTCGCCCATTTGTTCCTGGTGTGGGACGGCGACATCCTCATTTCGTACGCCCTGTTCGGCATGGTGGCGCTCCTCTTCATCCGCCGGAGCACGACCGTGATCCTGGTCGCCATTGCGGCGTGCTTGGCGATTCCCTCATTGGAGGTGCTCTCGCCATGGGTCGTCAGCGTGATGAACCCTCCCGCTTCGGCGCCGAACGACGAGGCCCTTCGCATCTACCAAGGAATCAGCTATCTCGACATCTTTCATTACCGCGCCCATGAAGCGGTAACGCATATTTGGCGCGGCTACGTGACGTATTGGCCGCACGAACTGAAGAACATGCTCATCGGCATTCTCGTGTGGCGCTCCGGTATTTTGCGCGCGCCCCTGGAACGCCTTCGCCTGCTGCGGTGGACCGCGCTGGTCGGAATCGTCGCGGGCAGCACGTTTCCCATTTATCGCATCGTGGTGTTCGAGCTGTACCATCCGCCGCCCGGGCCTCCGGCACCGGGACGCCTGCTTGCGCATTGGTTCACCGTCACGATTTTTGCACTCGGGTACGGGGCCGGCATTCTCTTGCTGCTGCGGCGAACCCGCCTCGGCAAATGGGTCGCCGCCGCTGCGCCGTTGGGCCGGATGGCCTTTACCAATTATCTGACGCAATCCCTCGTGTTCTCGACGTTGTTTTACGGCTACGGCTTCGGCCTGATTGGCAAGTTGGGTACGGCCAAGACGGCGGCCATTGGAATTGTATTTTACATCCTTCAGGGCATCTTCAGTACGATCTGGCTCCGGCATTTTCGGTTCGGGCCCTTCGAGTGGGCTTGGCGCTCGCTCACTTATGGAAAGTGGCAGCCCTTCCGTCGCCACCACCCCACCGTCATCTTGGAGGCTTAG